In Streptomyces sp. NBC_01439, the following are encoded in one genomic region:
- a CDS encoding IS4 family transposase, with protein sequence MEQAAITRTVKVAAGVFAPGHIGELTRIVPFEMVDEVLAASGAVQRRVRLVPARVTVYLLLAGALFAELGYRQVFDRLCAGLAGLAPTRPSGSALRQARQRVGAAPLKALFDLVRGPVATTAAAMRWRGLLVVAVDGTLLPVPDAPANLAVFSKQRCNNGAGGYPQIRLVALVACGTRAVIGAAFGPAGTGELEYAGRLAGDLRAGMLLLGDRNFAATALLNRFAATGADLLVRCKSGRRLPPVAHCGDGSFLARLGALTVRVIDAEISIATSREVRTGHYRLLTTLTDPSTHPAAELIRLYHERWEIETAYAELKSTILGGRVLRARTPAGIDQEVWALLVAYQALRTAMTDATDSIPGTDPDRAGFTVALSAARDQLVLAAGIIADTVIDLVGAIGRHVLAQLLPPRRVRTKDRIVKRAISKYNARGPAIDRATYKATISINMLTTDP encoded by the coding sequence TTGGAACAGGCTGCCATAACAAGGACGGTCAAGGTAGCGGCCGGGGTGTTCGCGCCTGGCCATATCGGCGAGCTGACCCGGATCGTGCCGTTCGAGATGGTCGATGAAGTGTTGGCGGCGAGCGGGGCCGTTCAGCGGCGGGTCCGGCTGGTACCGGCGCGAGTCACGGTGTACCTACTGCTGGCCGGGGCGTTGTTCGCCGAGCTGGGCTATCGGCAGGTCTTCGACCGATTGTGCGCGGGTCTGGCGGGCCTGGCGCCCACCAGACCGAGCGGCAGCGCGTTACGACAGGCCCGTCAGCGTGTGGGCGCGGCGCCGTTGAAGGCGCTGTTCGACCTGGTGCGTGGCCCGGTGGCCACGACGGCGGCCGCCATGCGGTGGCGCGGGCTGCTGGTGGTGGCGGTCGACGGCACGCTGCTGCCGGTGCCGGACGCCCCGGCGAACCTCGCTGTGTTCTCCAAACAGCGGTGCAATAACGGGGCCGGGGGCTATCCGCAGATCCGGCTGGTGGCGCTGGTGGCCTGCGGGACCCGGGCGGTGATCGGGGCGGCGTTCGGCCCTGCCGGCACCGGCGAGCTGGAGTACGCGGGCCGACTGGCGGGCGATCTGCGTGCCGGCATGCTGCTGCTGGGCGACCGGAACTTCGCTGCCACCGCACTGCTGAACCGCTTCGCCGCCACCGGCGCCGACCTGCTGGTGCGCTGCAAGTCCGGCCGGAGACTGCCACCGGTGGCCCACTGCGGCGACGGCTCATTCCTGGCCCGGCTGGGCGCACTGACCGTGCGGGTCATCGACGCCGAGATCAGCATCGCCACTTCCCGAGAGGTCCGCACCGGCCACTACCGGCTGCTGACCACCCTCACCGACCCGTCAACGCACCCGGCCGCCGAGCTCATCCGGCTCTACCACGAACGCTGGGAAATCGAGACTGCCTACGCGGAGCTGAAATCCACGATCCTGGGCGGACGGGTCCTGCGTGCCCGCACCCCGGCCGGGATCGACCAGGAGGTCTGGGCTCTCCTGGTCGCCTACCAGGCTCTGCGGACCGCGATGACGGATGCTACCGACAGCATCCCGGGCACCGACCCGGACCGGGCCGGCTTCACCGTCGCACTGTCCGCCGCCCGTGACCAGCTCGTCCTGGCCGCGGGCATCATCGCCGACACCGTCATCGACCTGGTCGGAGCCATCGGCCGCCACGTGCTGGCCCAGCTCCTGCCCCCACGGCGGGTCCGCACCAAAGACCGCATCGTCAAACGAGCGATCTCCAAATACAACGCCCGCGGACCCGCCATCGACCGGGCCACCTACAAGGCCACCATCAGCATCAACATGCTCACCACGGACCCTTGA
- the fdxA gene encoding ferredoxin: MTFVIALPCVDVKDKACIEECPVDCIYEGERMLYIHPDECVDCGACEPACPVEAILFEDDTPQEWQHFNAVNAEFFSDLGSPGSSARLGPIERDHPLVTALPPQGAN, encoded by the coding sequence ATGACGTTTGTGATCGCGTTGCCCTGTGTCGACGTGAAGGACAAGGCATGCATCGAGGAGTGCCCTGTCGACTGCATCTACGAGGGAGAGCGCATGCTCTATATTCACCCGGACGAGTGCGTCGACTGCGGCGCCTGCGAACCAGCGTGCCCAGTCGAAGCGATCCTCTTCGAGGACGACACCCCGCAGGAATGGCAGCACTTCAACGCTGTGAACGCCGAGTTCTTCTCCGACCTCGGTTCCCCCGGTAGCAGCGCGAGGCTCGGCCCGATCGAGAGGGATCATCCGCTCGTCACGGCGCTGCCGCCTCAGGGAGCCAATTGA
- a CDS encoding SMI1/KNR4 family protein: protein MTSDIGTFASPSAERPPSSVPIDWTAVEDWLGLRLPADYKRLADRYGPLDFGEYVWIHVPCVQRDRFDYGDWLRATHRQARIEARGLPEVERPVFHPEPGGLLAWGCTRGSDVLFWDTSASVDPDKWTVVVRHSGAVPGSGLLRWHRYDLTFTDYLRHTVRDTWELPSPPGPLLGPLPGAVARTGFLPDAAPWTPPAPTPPRLTEAERRIALETGTGLDALRLLSPPPERPYLGNLGNGSWEGLFVELGTRLPGEYVRLMDGYGAGIWNGWLRFHTPLRTGERRFLTHVEDTADAYRELKDDHPGWYPLAVWPEPGGFLAFANSIDGDYLGWLTEGEDPDTWPLILWPRHADQGPPLEGGLIDTLLDWQRGTLVAPGFATPDEDDDPAEVADFRPFDDRAYW, encoded by the coding sequence TTGACATCGGACATAGGCACGTTTGCCAGCCCATCCGCCGAGCGCCCGCCCTCCTCTGTACCCATCGACTGGACGGCCGTCGAGGACTGGCTCGGACTGCGGCTACCGGCTGACTACAAGCGGCTCGCCGACCGGTACGGGCCGCTGGACTTCGGTGAGTACGTGTGGATCCACGTGCCGTGCGTCCAGCGGGACCGCTTCGACTACGGTGACTGGCTGCGTGCGACGCACCGGCAGGCGCGGATCGAGGCGCGGGGGCTGCCCGAGGTCGAGCGGCCCGTGTTCCACCCCGAGCCCGGAGGCCTGTTGGCCTGGGGCTGCACACGGGGCAGCGACGTACTGTTCTGGGACACCTCGGCCTCCGTCGACCCCGACAAGTGGACCGTGGTGGTACGGCACTCGGGGGCGGTGCCGGGCAGTGGCCTGCTCCGCTGGCACCGGTACGACCTGACGTTCACCGATTATCTGCGGCACACCGTCCGCGACACCTGGGAGCTCCCTTCTCCTCCCGGCCCGCTGCTGGGCCCGCTGCCGGGCGCCGTCGCGCGAACCGGCTTCCTCCCCGACGCCGCGCCGTGGACCCCACCCGCTCCTACCCCACCTCGGCTCACCGAGGCCGAGCGCCGAATCGCGCTGGAGACCGGCACCGGGCTGGACGCATTGCGGCTGCTGTCGCCGCCACCCGAGCGCCCGTACCTCGGCAACCTCGGCAACGGCTCCTGGGAAGGGTTGTTCGTCGAACTGGGCACACGGCTGCCCGGGGAGTACGTGCGGCTGATGGACGGGTACGGCGCCGGCATCTGGAACGGGTGGCTACGTTTCCACACCCCGCTCCGGACCGGCGAGCGGCGTTTCCTCACACACGTCGAGGACACAGCGGACGCCTACCGGGAGCTCAAGGACGACCACCCGGGCTGGTACCCGCTGGCCGTCTGGCCCGAGCCCGGCGGCTTCCTCGCCTTCGCCAACTCCATCGACGGCGACTACCTCGGCTGGCTCACCGAGGGCGAGGATCCCGATACATGGCCGCTGATCCTCTGGCCCCGCCACGCAGACCAGGGACCGCCACTCGAGGGCGGCCTGATCGACACCCTCCTCGACTGGCAGCGCGGCACCCTGGTCGCGCCCGGGTTCGCCACCCCGGACGAGGACGACGACCCTGCCGAGGTCGCGGACTTCCGGCCCTTTGACGACCGCGCCTACTGGTGA
- a CDS encoding response regulator transcription factor — protein MTIRVLIADDQAMVREAFAILLGAQPDIEVVATVENGRQAVARAEELAPDVMVMDIRMPGLDGIEATRQVVSAPGPSTKILILTTFNLDEYVYEALRAGASGFLLKDASGIQLAEAVRVVARGEALLAPDITMRLIAEFSRVSPSAKQPTDVRIDALTDRESEVLAQVAQGMSNAEIAQVLVVAEETVKTHMGRILHKLQLRDRTQAAVFAYETGLVVPGNATHWTPSLRTAT, from the coding sequence ATGACCATCCGCGTGCTCATCGCCGATGACCAGGCCATGGTCCGGGAGGCCTTCGCCATCCTGCTCGGCGCCCAGCCCGACATCGAGGTCGTTGCCACCGTCGAGAACGGTAGGCAGGCCGTAGCCCGGGCCGAGGAGCTGGCGCCCGATGTGATGGTGATGGACATCCGGATGCCCGGCCTGGACGGCATCGAGGCCACCCGCCAGGTCGTGTCCGCCCCCGGGCCATCGACGAAGATCCTCATCCTGACCACCTTCAACCTCGACGAGTACGTGTACGAGGCGCTGCGCGCCGGGGCTTCCGGTTTCCTCCTCAAGGACGCCTCCGGCATCCAGCTTGCCGAAGCCGTAAGGGTGGTGGCCCGGGGCGAGGCCTTGCTCGCACCCGACATCACGATGCGGCTCATCGCAGAGTTCTCTCGCGTGAGTCCGAGCGCCAAGCAGCCGACCGATGTGCGCATCGATGCGCTCACCGACCGCGAGAGCGAAGTTCTCGCGCAGGTGGCGCAGGGCATGTCCAATGCGGAGATCGCCCAGGTGTTGGTCGTCGCTGAAGAGACCGTCAAGACCCATATGGGTCGCATTCTGCACAAACTGCAGCTGCGCGACCGGACCCAGGCCGCCGTCTTCGCCTACGAAACCGGCCTGGTCGTTCCCGGCAACGCTACCCACTGGACGCCCTCGCTCCGAACCGCCACCTAG
- a CDS encoding subtilase-type protease inhibitor — translation MHRSTCAAAVVMLLALGGAAPAYAVACPPEQNQRSSLTLTVSPTDGTSARTAQRSATLECGTLAGTHPRKEEACSQLEAAGGNLDSLNVEPEAFCTMIYAPVTATATGTWRGAPVEWQKTYANECQLTSETGRVFDTSAVGDAPQNDAAR, via the coding sequence GTGCACCGCTCCACATGCGCCGCAGCCGTCGTGATGCTCCTCGCCCTCGGCGGGGCCGCACCCGCTTACGCCGTGGCCTGCCCCCCGGAGCAGAACCAGCGAAGCAGCCTCACCTTGACCGTGTCGCCCACAGACGGCACCTCGGCGCGCACCGCGCAACGGAGCGCAACACTGGAATGCGGGACACTCGCCGGAACCCACCCCCGCAAGGAAGAAGCCTGCAGCCAACTGGAAGCCGCCGGCGGGAATCTCGACTCCCTCAATGTCGAACCGGAAGCGTTCTGCACCATGATCTACGCGCCGGTAACCGCGACCGCCACGGGAACCTGGCGCGGCGCACCCGTGGAATGGCAGAAGACCTATGCCAACGAATGTCAGCTCACCAGTGAGACCGGCCGCGTCTTCGACACCTCGGCGGTCGGTGACGCACCGCAGAACGACGCCGCCCGGTAG
- a CDS encoding alpha/beta hydrolase, giving the protein MTALSTTAALGIGSVQFTATRDAGTKVSFRQVFSQLASPVGAAPDATHVYATHDGEALEADVYLAKESRDSKVPAIVLAHAGGFHTFDKSDLRGIGRWLADHGMAVIAVDYRLATPERPTWNKAPQDLMTALGWTREHADEYGIDSSRISLGGMSAGGRLAMNTAYRLKNGTIRATDGATPKPPFSVVGFYPGTDVDGMWKEDVAGTREAAELFTGGTPARYPERYREVSPITDVQEGLQRTLLVVGDRDRSTRPDTIKDFGASLRAKEVDTTVKELPFAEHAFDDAYGSLTSQTSRQILLDFLNKNT; this is encoded by the coding sequence GTGACCGCACTGTCAACCACCGCTGCCCTGGGCATCGGGAGCGTCCAGTTCACTGCCACGCGCGACGCCGGTACGAAGGTCTCCTTCAGACAGGTCTTCAGCCAGCTCGCCTCCCCCGTCGGTGCCGCACCGGACGCGACCCACGTCTACGCCACCCATGACGGTGAGGCGCTCGAAGCGGACGTGTACCTGGCCAAGGAGAGCCGGGACAGCAAGGTGCCGGCCATCGTGCTCGCCCATGCCGGAGGCTTCCACACCTTCGACAAGAGCGACCTGCGGGGTATTGGCCGTTGGTTGGCGGACCACGGCATGGCGGTCATTGCCGTCGACTACCGCCTGGCCACCCCCGAGCGCCCCACGTGGAACAAGGCCCCGCAGGACCTGATGACCGCCCTGGGTTGGACGCGGGAGCACGCCGACGAGTACGGCATCGACTCGTCCCGTATATCGCTGGGCGGCATGTCAGCTGGCGGCAGGCTCGCCATGAACACGGCCTACCGGCTCAAGAACGGCACCATACGGGCCACCGACGGCGCCACTCCGAAGCCCCCGTTCTCCGTCGTCGGCTTCTACCCGGGCACCGATGTCGACGGCATGTGGAAGGAGGACGTCGCCGGCACCCGTGAGGCCGCGGAACTCTTCACCGGCGGCACGCCTGCCCGCTACCCCGAGCGCTACCGCGAGGTCTCCCCGATCACCGACGTCCAAGAGGGCCTGCAGCGCACCCTGCTCGTCGTGGGAGACCGCGATCGCAGCACCCGCCCCGACACCATCAAGGACTTCGGCGCCTCGCTCCGGGCCAAGGAGGTGGACACGACGGTGAAGGAACTCCCATTCGCCGAGCACGCCTTCGACGACGCCTACGGCAGCCTCACTTCCCAGACCAGCCGCCAGATCCTCCTCGACTTCCTCAACAAGAACACGTGA
- the soxR gene encoding redox-sensitive transcriptional activator SoxR, translating into MTSDLSVGVRATPDDWLSIGEVSARTGSAVSALRFYEELGLIASERDERNQRRYPRHMLRRIALISVAKRIGIPLQDLREAFADVPLDRPPSHQEWQRASREWKRRLEERRQTIERLEAELTGCIGCGCLSMKACALLNPGDALADEGVGPRRL; encoded by the coding sequence ATGACGAGCGATCTTTCCGTCGGTGTCCGGGCCACCCCGGACGACTGGCTGAGCATCGGCGAGGTGAGCGCGCGGACCGGATCAGCGGTCTCCGCTCTGCGGTTCTACGAAGAGCTCGGTCTGATCGCCTCCGAACGCGACGAGCGCAATCAGCGCCGCTACCCGCGGCACATGCTGCGTCGTATCGCGTTGATCTCGGTGGCGAAACGAATCGGCATCCCGTTGCAAGACCTCCGGGAGGCGTTCGCCGATGTGCCGCTCGACCGTCCGCCGAGCCACCAGGAGTGGCAGCGGGCCTCGCGTGAGTGGAAGCGTCGACTGGAGGAGCGCCGACAGACCATCGAGCGGCTTGAGGCCGAGCTCACCGGGTGCATCGGCTGCGGATGTCTCTCGATGAAGGCCTGCGCTCTGCTGAACCCCGGCGACGCGCTCGCCGACGAAGGCGTCGGGCCCCGACGGCTGTGA